One segment of Nocardioides sp. QY071 DNA contains the following:
- a CDS encoding adenosylcobinamide-GDP ribazoletransferase: MSVAVVGRSLRLSIGMLTALRVPAVLKVSPGVATGALLLAPLAVLPLGAVVGLVVWAGGRLDLPALAVAFAALAALAVGSRALHLDGLSDVADGLTSSYDRERSLAVMKSGTAGPAGVAALVLVLGAQAAALTTFVSFGGEVRPAVVAGAAVCASRAALWISACTLAPPARPDGLGVTFTRRVPVLLSFAGWAGLALLSLLVDPVRGPVTVAVAFVVVALLTAHAVRRFGGVTGDVFGAGIEVALAVLLIGLAGA, from the coding sequence GTGAGCGTCGCCGTCGTCGGCCGCAGCCTGCGGCTGTCGATCGGGATGCTGACCGCGCTGCGGGTGCCCGCGGTGCTGAAGGTCTCCCCCGGCGTCGCGACCGGGGCGCTGCTGCTCGCCCCGCTGGCCGTGCTGCCCCTCGGAGCGGTCGTGGGCCTCGTCGTGTGGGCCGGCGGCCGCCTCGACCTTCCCGCGCTGGCGGTCGCCTTCGCCGCGCTGGCCGCGCTCGCCGTCGGCAGCCGGGCGCTCCACCTCGACGGGCTCTCCGATGTCGCCGACGGGCTCACCTCGTCGTACGACCGGGAGCGGTCGCTGGCCGTCATGAAGAGCGGTACGGCGGGCCCGGCCGGTGTCGCCGCGCTGGTGCTGGTGCTCGGGGCACAGGCCGCGGCCCTGACCACCTTCGTGTCCTTCGGCGGCGAGGTGCGCCCGGCCGTGGTGGCCGGAGCCGCTGTGTGCGCCTCACGGGCCGCGCTCTGGATCAGCGCCTGCACACTGGCGCCCCCCGCCCGCCCGGACGGGCTGGGCGTGACGTTCACACGGCGAGTGCCGGTCCTCCTCTCCTTCGCGGGATGGGCCGGCCTGGCCCTCCTGTCGCTGCTCGTCGACCCGGTCCGCGGCCCGGTGACCGTGGCGGTCGCCTTCGTGGTGGTGGCCTTGCTGACGGCCCACGCCGTGCGCCGGTTCGGTGGAGTGACCGGCGACGTGTTCGGCGCCGGGATCGAGGTGGCTCTGGCCGTGCTCCTGATAGGACTGGCGGGTGCCTGA
- a CDS encoding SDR family oxidoreductase, translated as MSDVQPPRRQDGRVAVVTGATQGIGRAIALRLAAEGATVGVNGRAESEQMREVVALTGGFPVVADMAEPTSVRTALAQVEREHGPVDVLVCNAAYMSMSPLLDQPLDDWWRNIDTNLSGTYRCIQSVLPGMRSKGRGNIVVITSEWGVVGWPNATAYATSKAGLIALTKSLGRELAPEGITVNAVAPGIVDTPQLQVDAADAGLTLEQMRAEYGRAIPAGRIGRPEEIAATVALLARPDLTAFVGQTLSANGGSTRARA; from the coding sequence ATGAGCGACGTCCAGCCCCCGCGCCGCCAGGACGGACGCGTCGCGGTCGTCACCGGCGCCACCCAGGGCATCGGGCGCGCCATCGCGCTGCGTCTGGCCGCCGAGGGCGCCACGGTCGGCGTCAACGGCCGCGCCGAGTCCGAGCAGATGCGCGAGGTCGTCGCGCTCACCGGTGGCTTCCCGGTGGTGGCCGACATGGCCGAGCCGACCTCCGTGCGTACGGCGCTCGCCCAGGTCGAGCGGGAGCACGGCCCGGTCGACGTGCTGGTCTGCAACGCGGCGTACATGTCGATGAGCCCGCTCCTCGACCAGCCGCTCGACGACTGGTGGCGCAACATCGACACCAACCTGTCCGGCACCTACCGCTGCATCCAGTCGGTGCTGCCGGGCATGCGGAGCAAGGGCCGCGGCAACATCGTGGTCATCACCTCCGAGTGGGGCGTCGTCGGCTGGCCGAACGCGACGGCGTACGCCACCTCCAAGGCCGGCCTGATCGCCCTGACCAAGTCGCTCGGCCGCGAGCTCGCACCGGAGGGCATCACCGTCAACGCGGTCGCGCCCGGCATCGTCGACACCCCGCAGCTGCAGGTCGACGCCGCCGACGCGGGCCTGACGCTGGAGCAGATGCGCGCCGAGTACGGCAGGGCGATCCCCGCAGGGCGGATCGGTCGTCCCGAGGAGATCGCCGCCACTGTCGCGCTGCTCGCCCGCCCCGACCTGACGGCCTTCGTCGGCCAGACCCTCTCGGCCAACGGCGGCAGCACCAGGGCGCGGGCGTGA
- a CDS encoding cold-shock protein, with translation MAQGTVKWFNSEKGFGFIAPADGTPDVFVHFSAIQGSGYKSLDENQQVEFDVTQGPKGPQAENVRAI, from the coding sequence ATGGCTCAGGGCACCGTCAAGTGGTTCAACAGCGAGAAGGGCTTCGGCTTCATCGCCCCGGCCGACGGCACCCCGGACGTCTTCGTCCACTTCTCGGCCATCCAGGGCTCGGGCTACAAGTCGCTCGACGAGAACCAGCAGGTCGAGTTCGACGTCACCCAGGGCCCGAAGGGCCCGCAGGCGGAGAACGTCCGCGCGATCTGA
- a CDS encoding SDR family oxidoreductase: protein MEPGTPRVAVVTGAASGIGAAVCRALEETGWTVCGMDMRRADHLEHTVVCDVADPHAVRAALARLQAEVGAIGALVTAAGHYELVPFAEITEDRWARMMRVHVGGLLNPVREVLPGMIERGEGAIVAISSELGIGGTESEAHYSAAKGAILGFVRSLGAEVAGHGVRVNAVAPGPTDTPLLPAPQRTPEYLASLPARALGLPEDIAQAVQFLVDEGGFCFGEVVSPNMGAVI from the coding sequence GTGGAACCAGGGACACCTCGGGTCGCCGTCGTCACCGGCGCCGCCTCCGGCATCGGTGCGGCCGTGTGCCGCGCGCTGGAGGAGACGGGCTGGACCGTGTGCGGCATGGACATGCGGCGGGCCGACCACCTCGAGCACACGGTCGTCTGCGACGTCGCGGACCCGCACGCCGTCCGGGCCGCGCTCGCCCGGCTGCAGGCCGAGGTCGGCGCGATCGGCGCCCTCGTCACGGCCGCCGGCCACTACGAGCTGGTGCCGTTCGCCGAGATCACCGAGGACCGCTGGGCGCGGATGATGCGCGTCCATGTCGGCGGCCTGCTCAACCCGGTGCGCGAGGTGCTGCCCGGCATGATCGAGCGAGGCGAGGGCGCGATCGTCGCGATCTCCTCCGAGCTCGGCATCGGCGGCACCGAGAGCGAGGCGCACTACTCCGCGGCGAAGGGCGCGATCCTCGGCTTCGTCCGCAGCCTCGGCGCCGAGGTCGCCGGGCACGGCGTCCGCGTGAACGCGGTGGCCCCCGGCCCGACCGACACCCCGCTGCTGCCCGCGCCGCAGCGCACGCCCGAGTACCTCGCCTCACTGCCCGCCCGCGCACTCGGCCTGCCCGAGGACATCGCGCAAGCGGTGCAGTTCCTCGTCGACGAGGGCGGGTTCTGCTTCGGCGAGGTCGTCTCGCCCAACATGGGAGCGGTGATCTGA
- a CDS encoding RNB domain-containing ribonuclease, whose product MPNNLVVRVKASSPEIQAGLAAIAKELELPGDFPADVTATAERAAADVVLPEQDRTDLPFLTIDPAGSMDLDQALHIERHDDRYVVHYAIADVAAFVEPGDAVDVEANKRGETLYGAGTRIPLHPPALSEDAASLLPDQVRPALLWTIRLDATGAQVDVRVERARVRSRARWSYVDAQKALDDGTAGEVLELLREVGRLREQQEVDRGGISLPLPEQEVDEADGGFQLVFREQLPVEQWNAQISLLTGMAAASLMVGAKVGMLRTLPPADPRDVARLRRVAKGLRISWPQDMEYPVFVRSLDPTVSQHQAMIVACTRLLRGSGYAAFDGELPEQRLHSAIAAEYAHVTAPLRRLGDRYVGEVCLAICAGTPVPDWAASALPGLPKILQDSARRAGAYERAVLDLIEAAVLADRVGQQFDGVVTSVRDDEATSGVVVLAEVGVEAPVTSAQPLPLGEDVSVTLATADLAARKVAFTLP is encoded by the coding sequence ATGCCGAACAATCTCGTGGTCCGGGTCAAGGCGAGCTCCCCCGAGATCCAGGCGGGTCTCGCCGCGATCGCGAAGGAGCTCGAGCTCCCGGGTGACTTCCCCGCGGACGTGACGGCCACCGCGGAGCGGGCCGCGGCCGACGTGGTGCTGCCCGAGCAGGACCGCACCGACCTGCCGTTCCTCACCATCGACCCGGCCGGCTCGATGGACCTCGACCAGGCGCTGCACATCGAGCGTCATGACGACAGGTACGTCGTCCACTACGCCATCGCCGACGTCGCCGCCTTCGTCGAGCCGGGCGACGCGGTGGACGTCGAGGCCAACAAGCGCGGCGAGACGCTGTACGGAGCCGGCACCCGGATCCCGCTGCACCCGCCCGCGCTGTCCGAGGACGCGGCGTCGCTGCTGCCCGACCAGGTCCGCCCGGCGCTGCTGTGGACGATCCGGCTCGACGCGACCGGTGCGCAGGTCGACGTACGCGTCGAGCGCGCGCGGGTGCGCTCGCGTGCCCGGTGGTCCTACGTCGACGCCCAGAAGGCGCTCGACGACGGCACCGCCGGCGAGGTGCTCGAGCTGCTCCGCGAGGTCGGCAGGCTGCGCGAGCAGCAGGAGGTCGACCGCGGCGGCATCTCGCTGCCGCTGCCCGAGCAGGAGGTCGACGAGGCCGACGGCGGGTTCCAGCTGGTGTTCCGCGAGCAGCTGCCCGTCGAGCAGTGGAACGCGCAGATCTCGCTGCTGACGGGCATGGCCGCCGCCTCGCTCATGGTCGGCGCGAAGGTCGGCATGCTGCGCACCCTGCCGCCCGCCGACCCGCGCGACGTGGCCCGGCTGCGCCGGGTCGCCAAGGGCCTGCGGATCTCGTGGCCCCAGGACATGGAGTACCCCGTCTTCGTGCGCTCGCTCGACCCCACGGTCTCCCAGCACCAGGCGATGATCGTCGCGTGCACCCGGCTGCTGCGCGGCAGCGGCTACGCCGCCTTCGACGGCGAGCTGCCCGAGCAGAGGCTTCACTCCGCCATCGCGGCCGAGTACGCCCACGTCACCGCACCGCTGCGTCGCCTCGGCGACCGCTACGTCGGTGAGGTCTGCCTCGCGATCTGCGCCGGGACCCCCGTCCCCGACTGGGCGGCGAGCGCGCTGCCGGGTCTGCCCAAGATCCTGCAGGACTCCGCCCGCCGGGCCGGCGCCTACGAGCGGGCCGTCCTCGACCTGATCGAGGCCGCCGTGCTCGCCGACCGGGTCGGCCAGCAGTTCGACGGCGTCGTCACCAGCGTCCGCGACGACGAGGCGACCTCCGGCGTCGTCGTGCTCGCCGAGGTCGGGGTCGAGGCCCCCGTGACCTCCGCACAGCCGCTGCCGCTCGGCGAGGACGTGTCCGTCACGCTCGCCACCGCCGACCTCGCGGCGCGCAAGGTCGCGTTCACCCTGCCGTGA
- the yaaA gene encoding peroxide stress protein YaaA, whose product MLILLPPSEGKAVPRRGRPLDLASLSSPALTDARREVLDALVTLCREDPVKAAEVLGLSAGQADLVERNAGLPDAPTARADRIYTGVLYDALDVATLSAGAKRRATSRLAVASSLFGVVRLGDRIPSYRLSGDASLPGLGPVAAVWREALPAVMTEALGRGLLVDLRSGMYAGFWRPGPDLARRVATVRVLHEHNGARKVVSHFNKATKGRIVRALLEDGADPRTPAGFADALRDLGWTVEVGAPGKSGTQLDVVVSEL is encoded by the coding sequence GTGCTGATCCTGCTGCCGCCGAGCGAGGGCAAGGCCGTCCCCCGGCGGGGCCGGCCGCTCGACCTCGCCTCGTTGTCCTCCCCTGCACTGACCGACGCGCGCCGCGAGGTGCTCGACGCACTGGTCACGCTGTGCCGTGAGGACCCGGTCAAGGCGGCCGAGGTGCTCGGCCTGTCGGCCGGCCAGGCCGACCTCGTCGAGCGCAACGCCGGCCTGCCGGACGCGCCGACGGCCCGGGCGGACCGGATCTACACCGGTGTCCTGTACGACGCCCTCGACGTCGCGACCCTCTCCGCCGGCGCGAAGCGGCGGGCGACCTCGCGGCTCGCCGTCGCGTCCAGCCTGTTCGGCGTGGTGCGCCTCGGCGACCGGATCCCGTCGTACCGCCTCTCCGGTGACGCCTCCCTGCCCGGCCTCGGCCCGGTGGCCGCGGTGTGGCGCGAGGCCCTGCCGGCCGTGATGACCGAGGCGCTGGGGCGCGGGCTGCTGGTCGACCTGCGCTCGGGGATGTACGCCGGCTTCTGGCGGCCCGGCCCCGACCTCGCCAGGCGCGTGGCGACCGTGCGGGTGCTCCACGAGCACAACGGCGCCCGCAAGGTGGTCAGCCACTTCAACAAGGCCACCAAGGGCCGGATCGTGCGCGCGCTGCTCGAGGACGGCGCCGACCCGCGCACACCGGCCGGGTTCGCCGACGCGCTGCGGGACCTGGGCTGGACGGTCGAGGTGGGCGCCCCCGGCAAGTCCGGCACCCAGCTCGACGTGGTCGTCAGCGAGCTCTGA
- a CDS encoding 2'-5' RNA ligase family protein has product MAHTVLVVPVPALEDYIRGRWEHYDAAWVSRDPAFTHAHITALAPFRPAPTDADLARVARIARTTPAFDLVLDEVTAFPDGIVHAVPSPVAPFAALTARLWEAFPDCPPYAGEFADVVPHLTLDRLGPGVSVASVTADLATTLPVRARAERLELHRYAERDCRVLASWSLVGAGDPVPQPGGRPGR; this is encoded by the coding sequence GTGGCCCACACCGTGCTCGTCGTCCCGGTACCCGCGCTGGAGGACTACATCCGCGGCCGATGGGAGCACTACGACGCCGCCTGGGTGTCCCGTGACCCGGCGTTCACCCACGCCCACATCACCGCACTGGCGCCGTTCCGGCCCGCGCCGACCGACGCCGACCTCGCCCGGGTGGCCCGAATCGCCCGCACCACGCCGGCCTTCGACCTCGTCCTCGACGAGGTCACGGCCTTCCCCGACGGGATCGTCCACGCCGTGCCGTCGCCCGTGGCGCCGTTCGCCGCGCTGACGGCACGGCTGTGGGAGGCGTTCCCGGACTGCCCGCCGTACGCGGGGGAGTTCGCGGACGTCGTACCGCACCTCACGCTGGACCGCCTCGGACCCGGCGTGTCGGTCGCGTCGGTGACCGCCGACCTCGCCACGACCCTCCCTGTCCGTGCCCGGGCGGAACGCCTCGAGCTGCACCGGTACGCCGAGCGCGACTGCCGGGTGCTGGCGAGCTGGTCACTGGTCGGGGCCGGCGATCCGGTCCCGCAACCAGGTGGTCGTCCCGGCCGGTAG
- a CDS encoding DUF1707 domain-containing protein, whose protein sequence is MPDDLPTRPPRDTERLAVVRALTEARTHGEITRDDQVERTDMALRAVSLAELAALVEDLDNPPTLPKPAASRRGLLLGAVGLVAAGAVGFAALSGADEPDAAARPSPASSTATASPAPAPTHAPTPVPTPEPPAPDIDLYTVAGLKVLIAEYHEKLGTWQAYDLSVLDHDQASADAAILPIRKRRLQWWSWSPDERWSTNFDPMQVTSSNEQVVDLRKVDLAAVVANIPRARRTSNVEEPDALGIFFTHDPEHGAVVRFHVGNQYSEVGTMTTDLSGKVLERRPFERS, encoded by the coding sequence GTGCCTGACGACCTGCCGACCCGCCCGCCGCGTGACACCGAGCGGCTCGCCGTCGTGCGTGCCCTGACCGAGGCCCGCACCCACGGCGAGATCACGCGCGACGACCAGGTCGAGCGCACCGACATGGCGCTGCGGGCCGTGTCTCTGGCCGAGCTGGCCGCTCTGGTCGAGGACCTCGACAACCCGCCGACGCTGCCCAAGCCCGCCGCCAGCCGCCGCGGCCTGCTCCTCGGCGCCGTCGGGCTGGTCGCTGCCGGAGCAGTGGGTTTCGCCGCCCTCTCCGGCGCCGACGAGCCGGACGCCGCCGCGCGTCCCTCCCCCGCCAGCAGCACGGCGACGGCGTCTCCGGCCCCGGCCCCGACCCACGCACCGACCCCGGTGCCCACGCCGGAGCCGCCCGCACCCGACATCGACCTGTACACCGTCGCGGGGCTGAAGGTCCTGATCGCGGAGTACCACGAGAAGCTCGGCACCTGGCAGGCCTACGACCTGTCGGTCCTCGACCACGACCAGGCGAGCGCCGACGCGGCGATCCTGCCGATCCGCAAGCGACGCCTCCAGTGGTGGAGCTGGAGTCCCGACGAGCGGTGGAGCACGAACTTCGACCCGATGCAGGTCACCAGCAGCAACGAGCAGGTCGTGGACCTCCGCAAGGTCGACCTGGCGGCCGTGGTCGCCAACATCCCGCGCGCCCGGCGGACCTCGAACGTCGAGGAGCCCGACGCTCTGGGCATCTTCTTCACCCACGACCCCGAGCACGGCGCCGTCGTGCGGTTCCATGTCGGCAACCAGTACAGCGAGGTCGGCACGATGACCACCGACCTGTCCGGCAAGGTGCTGGAGCGGCGCCCGTTCGAGCGGTCCTAG
- a CDS encoding bifunctional RNase H/acid phosphatase → MTARPGERVVVEADGGSRGNPGPAAYGAVLRDAATGAVLAEDARTIGVATNNVAEYSGLVAGLALAVEHAPGAVVEVRMDSKLVVEQMSGRWKIKHPDMAVLAAEARELAPAGTTYTWVPRARNAHADRLANEALDGKRSGVSVPGDQVEDEPESAIEEAESPSFGPGQPTTIVLVRHGVTPHTTGRRFSGGLGGDNPPLSEEGRAQAAEVAAWLTELKDSVDVVVASPVRRTRETADIVASALGLAVEEEPAFAEMEFGEWDGLSFTEVAERDRERLDAWFADMAAAPPGGESFVTVQERVLAGLARLLETHAGRTVVLVSHVTPIKTLVAHALDAPLETLFRMELAPAAVSVLAFYPDPRTGEQKGSMRFFNALAPGRRTLRDTGRW, encoded by the coding sequence GTGACCGCTCGGCCCGGCGAGCGGGTCGTCGTCGAGGCGGACGGCGGGTCCCGCGGCAACCCCGGGCCGGCGGCGTACGGCGCGGTGCTGCGTGACGCCGCGACCGGTGCCGTCCTGGCGGAGGACGCCCGCACGATCGGGGTGGCGACCAACAACGTCGCGGAGTACTCCGGCCTGGTCGCCGGCCTGGCGCTCGCCGTGGAGCACGCGCCGGGGGCGGTCGTCGAGGTGCGGATGGACTCCAAGCTCGTCGTCGAGCAGATGTCGGGGCGCTGGAAGATCAAGCACCCCGACATGGCCGTGCTGGCGGCCGAGGCACGGGAGCTCGCGCCCGCCGGTACGACGTACACCTGGGTCCCGCGCGCCCGCAACGCCCACGCCGACCGGCTCGCCAACGAGGCCCTCGACGGGAAGCGGTCGGGCGTCAGCGTCCCCGGCGACCAGGTCGAGGACGAGCCCGAGTCGGCGATCGAGGAGGCCGAGTCACCGTCCTTCGGTCCCGGCCAGCCGACCACGATCGTGCTCGTGCGCCACGGCGTCACCCCGCACACCACCGGTCGCCGCTTCTCCGGCGGTCTGGGCGGCGACAACCCGCCGCTCTCCGAGGAGGGCCGCGCCCAGGCCGCCGAGGTCGCCGCGTGGCTGACCGAGCTGAAGGACAGCGTCGACGTCGTGGTCGCCTCGCCGGTACGGCGTACCCGCGAGACGGCCGACATCGTCGCCTCTGCGCTGGGGTTGGCGGTGGAGGAGGAGCCGGCCTTCGCCGAGATGGAGTTCGGCGAGTGGGACGGACTGAGCTTCACCGAGGTCGCCGAACGCGACCGCGAGCGGCTGGACGCGTGGTTCGCCGACATGGCGGCCGCGCCGCCGGGCGGCGAGTCGTTCGTCACCGTGCAGGAGCGGGTGCTGGCCGGGCTGGCCCGGCTGCTCGAGACCCACGCCGGGCGGACCGTCGTCCTGGTCAGCCACGTCACACCGATCAAGACCCTCGTCGCGCACGCCCTCGACGCGCCGCTGGAGACGCTGTTCCGGATGGAGCTGGCACCCGCCGCGGTGTCGGTGCTGGCGTTCTACCCCGACCCGCGCACGGGCGAGCAGAAGGGCTCGATGCGGTTCTTCAACGCGCTCGCGCCGGGTCGCCGCACGTTGCGCGACACCGGTCGCTGGTGA
- the cobT gene encoding nicotinate-nucleotide--dimethylbenzimidazole phosphoribosyltransferase → MSALAAPDPDVRSAAAERLAGLATPAGALGRLGDLGVWLAAVQGVVPPRPLDDVRLVIFAGDHGVAQHGVSAYPPAITPAMVRTFVMGKAGVSALAAAHGVHVRVLDLGVDDDLEGVPAEVRAHKVRRSSGAIHVEDALSADEAARAFAAGRTVAGEEIAAGAQLLLSGDMGIGNTTPAAAMVAAALGLPAVEVTGRGTGVDDAALTHKQVVVQQALDRAGHRADSETGDPLDALAALSSADLVATVGYLVEAAERGVPVLLDGLMSVACALYADRIAPGAAAWFAAGHRSTEPAQALALEKLGLEPVLDLGLRLGEGSGAVAAVPVLRSAVALLRDVALLADLMPPAPEGR, encoded by the coding sequence ATGAGCGCTCTCGCCGCACCCGACCCAGACGTCCGCTCGGCCGCAGCCGAGCGCCTCGCCGGCCTGGCCACCCCGGCCGGTGCGCTGGGCCGGTTGGGCGACCTCGGGGTGTGGCTCGCGGCGGTCCAGGGCGTCGTACCCCCTCGTCCGCTGGACGACGTGCGGCTGGTGATCTTCGCCGGCGACCACGGCGTCGCGCAGCACGGAGTCTCGGCCTACCCGCCGGCGATCACGCCGGCCATGGTGCGCACCTTCGTGATGGGCAAGGCCGGTGTCTCGGCGCTCGCGGCCGCGCACGGCGTCCACGTCCGGGTCCTCGACCTGGGCGTCGACGACGACCTCGAGGGCGTGCCGGCCGAGGTCCGGGCGCACAAGGTACGGCGCAGCAGCGGCGCGATCCACGTCGAGGACGCCCTCTCCGCCGACGAGGCCGCCCGAGCCTTCGCGGCCGGCCGCACCGTCGCCGGCGAGGAGATCGCCGCGGGGGCGCAGCTCCTGCTGTCCGGCGACATGGGCATCGGCAACACCACCCCGGCCGCCGCCATGGTCGCGGCCGCGCTGGGCCTGCCCGCCGTCGAGGTCACCGGCCGCGGCACCGGCGTCGACGACGCCGCGCTCACCCACAAGCAGGTCGTCGTCCAGCAGGCGCTCGACCGCGCCGGGCACCGGGCCGACAGCGAGACGGGCGACCCGCTGGACGCGCTCGCCGCCCTGAGCAGCGCCGACCTGGTCGCGACGGTCGGCTACCTCGTGGAGGCGGCCGAGCGCGGCGTACCCGTCCTGCTCGACGGCCTGATGTCCGTCGCCTGCGCGCTGTACGCCGACCGGATCGCGCCCGGCGCGGCCGCCTGGTTCGCCGCCGGACACCGCTCGACCGAACCCGCCCAGGCCCTCGCGCTGGAGAAGCTCGGCCTGGAGCCGGTGCTCGACCTCGGGCTGCGCCTGGGCGAGGGCTCGGGCGCGGTGGCCGCCGTCCCCGTGCTCCGCTCGGCGGTCGCACTGCTGCGCGACGTCGCGCTGCTCGCCGACCTGATGCCGCCCGCCCCCGAGGGCCGGTGA
- a CDS encoding multidrug efflux SMR transporter, giving the protein MAWLVLVLSGVLEAAWATALSRSEGFSRLVPSVVFFVTLTASMAGLAYAMRSLPVGTAYAVWVGIGAALTVVIAMAAGEEPVSLLRILLLLGLVGCVIGLKLAH; this is encoded by the coding sequence ATGGCGTGGTTGGTACTGGTGCTCTCCGGGGTCCTCGAGGCGGCCTGGGCGACGGCCCTGTCGCGGTCCGAGGGGTTCAGCAGGCTGGTTCCGTCGGTGGTCTTCTTCGTGACCCTGACGGCCAGCATGGCCGGCCTGGCGTACGCGATGCGCAGCCTGCCGGTCGGGACGGCGTACGCCGTCTGGGTCGGTATCGGCGCGGCACTGACGGTGGTGATCGCGATGGCCGCTGGCGAGGAGCCGGTGAGCCTGCTGCGGATCCTGTTGCTGCTCGGGCTGGTCGGGTGCGTGATCGGGCTCAAGCTGGCGCACTGA
- a CDS encoding ACT domain-containing protein yields the protein MATFTLTCIGDDRPGLVSDLSAQLHAHGASWNRSQMARLAGKFAGILLLEVPDARADELVADLAGLEGVGLQVTLARTDGATDAPALLVDLDLLGADRPGIVAEISAALARERVSIRDLVTDVRDAPMAGGHLFEARAVLEAPQGTRVEDLRATLESIADELMVEINLAESDAAAPA from the coding sequence ATGGCCACCTTCACACTCACCTGCATCGGCGACGACCGCCCCGGGCTCGTCTCCGACCTCTCGGCGCAGCTGCACGCCCACGGTGCGAGCTGGAACCGCAGCCAGATGGCGCGGCTGGCCGGCAAGTTCGCCGGGATCCTGCTGCTGGAGGTCCCCGACGCCCGTGCCGACGAGCTCGTCGCCGACCTGGCCGGGCTGGAGGGCGTCGGGCTGCAGGTCACCTTGGCCCGCACGGACGGCGCGACGGACGCGCCCGCGCTGCTGGTCGACCTCGACCTGCTCGGCGCCGACCGTCCCGGCATCGTCGCCGAGATCTCCGCGGCGCTGGCCCGCGAGCGGGTGAGCATCCGCGACCTGGTCACCGACGTCCGCGACGCACCGATGGCCGGTGGTCACCTCTTCGAGGCACGCGCGGTGCTCGAGGCGCCACAGGGCACCCGGGTCGAGGACCTGCGCGCCACGCTCGAGTCGATCGCCGACGAGCTGATGGTCGAGATCAACCTGGCCGAGTCGGACGCTGCGGCGCCGGCGTGA
- the cobU gene encoding bifunctional adenosylcobinamide kinase/adenosylcobinamide-phosphate guanylyltransferase, with protein MKVLVTGGVRSGKSRHAETLLADAASVTYVAAGPVYDDADWATRIAAHRARRPPTWSTEETRDVAGVLETAREPVLVDCLGTWLTGVVDDAGLWEEPVEEVEAHVLRLLGATLAALTATPQPVVLVTNEVGLGVVPEHRSARVFRDLLGTINQRVAEACDEVHLVVAGRVLRL; from the coding sequence GTGAAGGTCCTGGTCACCGGCGGCGTGAGGTCCGGCAAGTCCCGCCACGCCGAGACCCTGCTCGCCGACGCGGCGAGCGTCACCTACGTCGCCGCCGGACCCGTGTACGACGACGCCGACTGGGCCACGCGCATCGCCGCCCACCGGGCCCGCCGGCCGCCGACCTGGTCCACCGAGGAGACCCGCGATGTCGCCGGCGTGCTCGAGACCGCCCGCGAGCCGGTCCTCGTCGACTGCCTCGGCACCTGGCTCACCGGCGTCGTCGACGACGCCGGGCTGTGGGAGGAGCCCGTCGAGGAGGTCGAGGCACACGTGCTCCGGCTCCTCGGCGCCACGCTCGCCGCTCTGACGGCCACCCCGCAGCCGGTCGTGCTCGTGACGAACGAGGTCGGCCTCGGCGTCGTACCCGAGCACCGGTCGGCACGAGTGTTCCGCGACCTGCTCGGCACGATCAACCAGCGGGTGGCCGAGGCGTGCGACGAGGTGCACCTGGTCGTCGCGGGGCGCGTGCTCCGCCTCTGA